From the Candoia aspera isolate rCanAsp1 chromosome 3, rCanAsp1.hap2, whole genome shotgun sequence genome, the window TTCATGATTAGAAAGTGATCACCACCCCCTAATACTAATTATGAACCCCTCTGAGAATCAGTAAGAACAGAAGCAGTCTATGTCCCGATGCTGGAAAATAACAACACAGAGATACGAATTAAATAGAATGAAAGTAGTGCaaaagcagttgctaaatggCTGGCAGCCCCAGAAACCTTAGAAATTCATGCATACCTGTTAGACAACAAGTCTCAAAAACCATACTTAGGCTTGTATGATCCATTAATTTTTAATCTGAAATCTGCTTTTGTCAAAGAAACAAAGCAACACTCCAGTAACCGGGgtgtaaaacataaaaaatggtTTGATCAGGACTGTGTATAGCTGAAAGGGTAATAGCATACAGCATATAGAAAGAATAAACATTTTCCTTCTGAGgtgatggtgaaggtgaaaggtcccctgtgcaagcaccaagtcatgtctgaccctttggggggatgctgcttttgtgacgtttccttggcagactatagcggagtggtttgccattgccttccctagcagtcaccttccccagcaagctgggtactcattttaccaaccttggaaggatggaaggctgagtcgactatCCGAGAATCCACCTTCCGCTGAGATTGAACTCGGGTCCCTATGGAATGTAAAGTCTCGATACAAGGCCctcctaaaaaaaaagaaaagaaaagattggcAACGAAGGAGACCTGGCAGAAACTAATTCAATCAGTTTCAATCAGTCAGGAAGAGGGATTCTTCCCACTTCTGGCAAACTACCAGAGGACAAGGAaaaccactcccccccccccacatcaagTACCAAATCAAGcctggccacagtatttcagagGGTTGTACGTGGACCCTGCTAGTAACATAAATGAGAGTGAGATTGACCTGGACCAAGTTCAGAACTGGCCCCCTGTCTCTGTGGAAGAAGTAACCCAATTGATTGAATCCCTTAAGGTGAACAAGGCTCCAGGTGTTGATTGTGTTTTGCCTGAAGTAATTGAAAAGAATCCCAGCTGGTGGGTGCCTCTGCTAGCATCCCTGTTCACATTCATAGATCAGACTGGCCATGTTCCAAAAGGTTGGGGGCTAGCAACAATAGTCCCAATTTATTAAAAGGGCAGTAAGAATGATCCATGTAATTACCGGCCTATCAGCCTTTTGAGTGTTGTTGGCAAATTATATGCTAAACATTTAAATCACAAGCTCCAAAACTGGATAGAGACAGAGAGCATATCCCAAGAGGAGTAGGCAGGATTCAGAGAAGGGAGGTCAACAGCAGACCCCATTCTGGTGCTCCACCATCTTGCACAAAAAGACACTCATAAAAAGAAATCCTCCCTCTTTGTGGCCTTCCTAGGTTTTAAGCGTGCTTTTGACTCAATTTCCAGGAATGCtgtttgggaaaaattaaaaaacacaactgTTGACCGTTCTTTCTGATGCGGAAATTAAACTCCAACACCACCTTAAGGTTCAAACTCCTTTTATCGCTTGTGCAGCAGCCAAactctgtgttgctgcaatgaaaataaggcataactggTTACAGAAATAgccacttctgttttatttatcactttagATTTAACACTACCTATCTTGTTTTTAGATGATATATATATTACTTCATAGTCTATAATACTTAGATTTACATTTGCACAGGTAATTAATGCACCATTATAGCAGTGTATGTCacatttttatgtattgttttatctttgttatgctagtattttatctcatctatttgattttactttgttgttgtatttttaaaactttttttgctagtcattgaccgaataaagtcagtcagtcagtcagtcagtcagtcagtcagtctgtctgtctgtctgtctatctatctatctatctatctaacactTTTCTGTAGTGTGACAAGTTATCTTATATTTCAGGTCCTCTCTAGTTACTGCATCTAGTTCTTCATTAAGTTGAAAGGCAAGATTTATTTATAGACAGGAAGGGTATGAATTTTGGGCAAAGGCCCAGCCTCACTTGATGCCCATAAAGTGACATATAATTAAGTCAGAAGTGACAAATGTGTGAGCTATTATTGTTCTCAATTATACTGCCTATTCTTAATTGTCATCTCCTGTTAGGATTTGTACCCTATACATGCAGAGTTCCTAATACTGGCAAACTATCATGATAAAGCGCTAGAAGACTCAATCTGATGACCCCCTTTAACAATAAGGGAGGGGTGTGTGGGAATGACATGGCCTTGTTGGTCAAAGCAATGGATATTGTTTCTCTACGTCAAAATATTTCTGCTCCTAGAAAGCTTCTCAGGGAGAAGGGTTACCTTAAACATCTTTCTGATAATTAGCTTTTTATGGCCTGCATCTAATGCAGAACAGGAGTTCTTATTACTCCTTTCCCATTTCTGTTCCCCACACATTTTTCAAATCTGTGTGAAAGATCCTCCAGCTTTTCAGATCAGATCTTTtagggagaaggggaagaaggggcagaGGACTCCATTGTGTGGACATTTGCCATTCCATCAAGGGATAGGGGTGCCACTGCATTCAACTCTATGTGCaggaaaacttttgaaaaatggaaaagcctTCCTGGCTGTGTTATTCAGTGATATAATCCCAGGAACCTGTATTCTTCAGCCCTGTGTTCAacaaatttatttaaatacagtAATGGGAGAAAAACATGAATTATTTTAAGTTTACTTTCCCATTTCTCCTGGAATATTAAGGTGTTAAGATAGCCAGGTGGGTGCTTATATTTGGGAAAGAAATCTAGTCAAGGCAGTTGCAGTGAATCTGGTCTTGCTCAATTCTGTCTTTTCTTATTCCATGTTTTTGGGACAGCTTATATAATGTAAAGAAAATGAATGATGCACAGTGGTGGATTATAAATGAGACCCCTGGAGTTATGgaaagtacaggtagccctcacttaatgaccacaattgggactggaattttggttgctaagtgaagcagtcactaagtgaatccgacctgattttacaatctttttggcACAGCAAAATCTTCTGTTAATCTAGACTATTCATTGCAGTACTGAGGGGAGGACCACTGCCGGGGATTTACAGGCTCCGCCAGCTTCACATCCACTGGGGTTCTACGAATGACAAAGGTTCAGAGCATGTGGTGGATGCGAAAAGGCATGCAGGAGAGGTGAGTAGGTTTCTGCAGGAAATACTGGAAGATCTCCTCCCGTTGCCAATAGAAAACCAGGTGCAAATAGCCTAATAAAGACTTAGCAGGGATGGGGAACCAGCTGCCCTCTAAATGTGGATGAACTGCAGGTTCCATAAAGGTCCATGGTCAGTGGCCAAAGATACAGGAGATTAAGTTTAACCATATTTTCATGTGTGCTTTCAgtgttaacattttttaaaactctgaattATTGAATTTGTCCTGTGCAAATGAACAAGTTATTCCTTctggtgaaaaaaataataattcaagatTTGAACCAAATCTCCAGTTGACACAAGGGTATAAATGGCAGGGTAATAGGGCTGGACTTCAGTTTGAAAATCCAGATCCATTCTTTCCAAGAATCCCAAATGACCAGAGAATGTAAGGTGATTGGGATCGTAGCATCAATATCTGGGTCTGTATACAGATGAAGATTCATTAGGACAAATACTGGTTGATgcagctttcttcttttttaaaatgaaaatggggATTGGCTGGGCACATGCATGATTACAGGTGCTAATTGCTTATATGCATGtagatatgtatatatttattcataaaaGATGTTGTCCTGTCTCAAGTTAGTTATGCACTTTAGGCAATAAGACCATTTAGTCCAAAGTTTATATTATTTAGTTGCTTCAGTGGATGCAGGATAAaccctgaaaaaaattaaatgagaacCCTTTTATCTTTCTGAAGTTTTCTTCCTCAAGAACCCTCAGATTTTGGAGAGCAAGAAAGCATatactataatatatatattatatattttatattgtttatattatattatattgataTGATATATAAAATGCTCTTGTCAACACTCTGGAATAAGAATAAGCAGAATATGTAACATGTAAAAGCtgatatatatttgtatttcagtTATTACAAGTTGATATGTGTATCTACATAAATATTGAAAGCACTGTTAATAGGGATTTTTacagtattttgattttattctgAAGACAATTTAACCATGGGCTTTCAGTATACTTTACATGCCTTAAAACAGTAGTGTCCTCCAGAGGTGTTTGATGACTCTTTCATAATTTCCAGTCAGCTTGGCCACTACTCACATTGGCTGGGAATGAGTGTTATAGTCTGGAAGATGCTCAGTTGGAGAAGAATTGTTGTATCAAAACCATTTTATGTAAATTTGGCAATTTCATGTAATCTTACCTTTTGATTCtatcattttaaacatttttttctaaaagaacaaaaaatgagAATCCAATGTGtatgtttctaatttttaacATCTTTTTAATGTTTGAATTGATTCTCATTCGTCACCTGGTAGTAAGATTCATATGGCTACTGGGGAATGAAGAGAATTTCATGAAATTTCAGGGAGTTCCATTCAGATATGATTTGATACCTAACTATAATGTTTTCGTTGCTTTTAGATTCATTTGGTACACTGGTATTCCCAGTATAGTAATTATGCTGATGCTTTGAGAAAACCCGATGGTGTAGCTACTGTAGCCATTCTAATGCAAGTAAGTTCGgattgctatttttttctgcatatttGCATAGTTATCTTCGGCTGTGGCTCCAGAAATCCAGTCTGTTTTGGACAATGATGCAGTTTGTTCCTTACCATGCACCACATCACCTTCTTCATGCTGCTATGGCACCTCAATATACAGAGTGTGGACACCTTTCCTTCACCTTCCACTAACCTCCCATCAATATGCCACACTAATGGACTGGGTGTACCTacttatctttcttctttctaatTACGCTTGAAGAAAAAGTCCATATAGTACTCACAGTTTCCCTCTAATACCTGAAAGTGTAACTAGTTATTACTGTTACATCCTTTTTACACCATTAAAACACAGTTATAGTCATACTCCTATATTTATGTGTTTAGCAGTCCTGTAGCTGCTTCTTTGAATGCAAACTTGATGGACCTCAATTAAATCACTGCCTGAATAGATGGGGAGAGATTGTACTGCATTATACACATAGAACTGTACATCTGTCAAATCCCAGAAATACTaccctgtttcttctttttcctcctcctcctcctcctctttttcaaaattaattctttattttaattgaatagCAGTTGTAGGATGTCCCAATCCACATAGACTTTTTGTGCTGTTTAATAGTTGAAAATGCTTTTCAAATACTTTTCAAAAGTATTTCAGATTTAATATACTTTTAAatttcaaaaagaatctgttaaTAACACTCTCCTGTGACGACTGTCCAAACAAAACTGCAGGCCCAAAATTCACTGGAACAGGACTGCTTTAACTTGCTTCCTGAAAGTAAGGAGGGTTGGTGTTGTTGAGTTTAGTGGGTAGAATGTGCCTTTTTTCATGTCTTTGtactagatatgaactcactgtTTTATAAACAGTAGAAGCAGTTTATCAACAGTATGTTTTGCTACAAGTTAAGGCAACAATACACAGCATATTATTAATGATTAACACTTGTACTTTAGGAACGTGATACAAGACTCATTCTTGGGATTTTAAAGGAAATCTGTATAGATCTTGGTCAGAATGTTTAATACCTTAGAGAGGCCTCCTCCAAGCCGGTAGCCTCTGTGTGTTGACTTTGACATCCCCAGCTAGCATCAAAAAGGGCCACACTGACTGGGGATTGTGGAGATtcatccaacatatctggaaagcaccaggaaaCCTGCCTTAGGACCTGAGAAGTTGGCTTGGGCAGTACAGAGCAATTATACTGACCATTAGGTCAGATTTCCTTAACCTGATACCATTAAGATGTGTTGAAGTACATCTCCCATGATTCCCAGCCAGTATAATAAGAGCCATAATGGCTGAAGACAACAGAACCTGTAATCCAACATAGCTGGAGAGTACCAGTTAGTCAAAGTCCGATTTGTGgatgttttcaattattttcattttcagtacCACTAccaaaatgttttcagaaatCCAGAAACACTCACTGAAATTAAGACCACAGTCATACAGAATAGAGCATCATTAAGTGGCACAAACCAATCAGgcaaatgttattttcttttggtttttataCTTAGTATTATTGGTAGGGGTTGGAAGATATTCTCCAAATGTTGCTAATTAAATGGACAGGTGGGATAGTTAACAATTAATTGTGCATACTGTAATTTGGGAGATAATTGCCTTTCATGGCTGCTCACTGTCTGTCTTCTGCATGACAGGTAGGGAAAACCCCTAAACCAGAGATGAAAAGAATTATTGAAGAAATAGATGGTATTAAAACAAAGGTATGTAGAAGAATACTCTAGTCAATACCAAGTTTTTTTACATGGCTCATCTTACATGGCTCATCTAACATGGTTCATTAAGGGGAGCCAATAGACTTAGATAATGCATAGAATGTATGGTTTTATTAATACATACCAAGCCATAGTATGCTTAActgtgatttgttgaataagacaCAATTGGCTGGCTTTACACATCATACTAAGTCGTAAGTCATGACTTATAAAGCTCAATTACTGTATTTATACATCATGCCAAGCAGTACCAAATGAAAAACACTATGGTTATGAGTGATATGTGAATCCTCTCTGTGACAACTAGCAACAACTAAGTACTGAGAACTAGCAGGAAACATGTAGAAAACAGGAACATCAGGAGCttgtaacaatttttttttaaaaaagaacagctgACAGCTCATCTGAGTCCCTGGAGCTCATTGCAAGTTTAATGAGAGTGGAGGATATATGAAATTACTTAAAGTAAGGTTTTCCAGACATACCAGTCTCATTTCAGAAGTAAACCTTCTCAGTTGATTTTGCTCATGAGATTCTCTTTATTGCCCTTAAATTGAAAGTtgggatttttttggggggggtcatATTCTCTCAGAAGAAGTTCAGActaatgtttcatttttattatggATCCAGATTTTGAACTATTTGGGGACACTTACTAAAATCAATGGAGACTTACTAAAATCAGGAGACCTACTATTAAGTAAATCTGGAATAGCTTTTGATTTACAATAGATGTTAAAATCAAAAGTActattagttttatttttctgtgaacTCAACTGCACCTTGAGGCTACCTACAccaatgatcatcatcatcatcatcatcatccagccaTTACAATTGTTTCATATTGTTAAGGAACACAGTGATAGCTGCTTGAGGCTATAAATCATTGCTATAGACAGCTTTCTTGTCTCTGCCACTGAATTTAATTATGTTGTTTCTCATTTATTTAAGGGAAAAGAGATTCCTTTTCAAAACTTTGATCCTTCTATCCTCTTCCCTGATAATCGAAGTTACTTTACTTATCAAGGCTCTTTTACAACGCCTCCTTGTGACGAGTGTGTTACCTGGATTCTTTTCAAAGAGCCTATAATTGTTGATGAGCACCAGGTAAATTAGAAATCAgtgcagtaatttttttttttgtatgtatttCATGTAAGTTTAAATGTGTCTGATGTTCTCATTCTTACCAATAATCTTGCTTTAACATAAATTATACACATGATTCAGATATATTGTGCTGCTGTGTACATTAGAAACACTGCACATTTCTAAAGCAAATGAATCAGAGTCACAAGCAAGGGCCTAAGAGCATTTTGTAGCATCATAGAATTCTGGAGTTAGAAGAGTCCATGAGACTCATAAAGTCCACTCTTCTGCAAGTGGTAGGAAAACGTATTAAGCCATCCTCAAGAGGTGGCTACCTCTTTTTAAACAACCCACAACCTCAGTAGATAGACTATTCCACTGTGGTAtagatcttaccatcaggaagtatTTTCTTATAATTGGAGATCTAGGCAGGTACAACTTGTACTCATTATTTCTGATCCAATTTGTatggaaaatagttcctgacCATATTTTCTGTGCAATTTTTTAATGTACCTGAACACTGATATCATGTCTCCTCTTAGTCTTTTTGCCAGACTGAACATCTCAAGCTCCTTTAGCTTGCCCTCATAGGACATGTCCTCGAGTTCCTCTGTCATCTTTGATGGCCTTCTCTGGACCTGTCTTGACTTGTCAATTTCCTTCTGGAAATGCAGTGCTCAGAATTATATACAGAACTCCAGGTGTGGCTTCAATAGCATAGAGTGGAGAGGAATAAGGACTTAGTGTGTTTTTGATACAAAGCTTTTTATGgtgcagcccaaaactgcattAGCTTTTACATCCCTCAAgcagggatgtaaaagaattccaCTATGAAGTCTGGCAGGAGTTAACTAGAAATGATCTGCTCCTAGTGGACTTTTCCGCATTAGATGAATTCCGGCTAAAACCCTTTTTGTCCAATAAAAAATCTGCTAGGAGACAAGGCAATTACCCTTACTTTATGATTCTATAAGTTGGCTGAGGAGAGGGGATCTTATTTTTCAAGTAAATGGAGTAGAGCTCATCTCCAAGAAGTTCCATTTTTACTGGTGCTTACCAAACTGTCCAAGTGATCACATGGCGTTAAAGCTCACATGGGCATTCCAGGAAGCAGTGCTGCCATGAGGACATATATATCAGCAGAGCTCCAGCTCTTTTCTTGCAGCAATGAGAGCTCTCCTGATAACTCCTCTGGATCAGTGCTACCTTTCTGGAATGCCCATGTTACCTTTGACATGGGTCCTTCAGGGAAAACTGTACTTcttacatgtaaaaaaaaataaataaatgaagaagccTCAAGACCTCTCAGCTACCTTATAAACATAAAGTGCAACCCCACCTTAAATCAGTACAACAATGTTTTTTTCAAAGAGTaaagactgtttttttaaaaaatggacttaATAAAGTTTCTATCTTGAGTCTCAAATTTTAATTGTCTCATAAAAGTGGTTGGCAATTTCAGTCTTCCCAACAGATACCCAAATAGAATTGGTAAAGATTATCTTTACCAATTCTATCAGAGAAAGAAGCACTCAGAAGAAAGAATCTTGTTACTTTTTCCTAGTGTCTTGCTtaaactttatttcatttcttaatttcCTATTTTCTGGTTAAACTTTTCCTGAAAATGCAAAATACTAATGTGCTTTGCTTAGGTTCCTTGGGTCAGCAACCAAACCCTTAATAAGGCTTCCCACTCCAGTCCCTAGGTCCATTTACACAGAATTAAATTCTATTGGCTTTAACTGAAGCCATTTCGAAAACAGCTGCAGTCTAGAGTAATGGTTCAGTCATAAATAAAGAGTGCTAAATGTGTTTTCCTTGATTTGCAACAATCTAGTAAAAAGTTGGGTAAATACACACATCCTTGCATTTTTGCAGGAAGTTCTTTGATCAGTTGTAATAATCACTTTGATCAGTTGTaatacgccacccagagtcactttattgtgagatgggtggctatacaaatatgatcaatcaatcaaataatttatttatttactattcaaatttctattacctcccatctccccccaaagagggggattcaaatatcaatcaaataaataaaaaataaaatcaccgATCTGTTTTTTTATGTTACCTTCATTCTTCTAAGACTTTCAGAAAGTCATGAAGCAAAATGGGATAAGATATTCAGAACAGCAATGTGAAACATCTGtcagaaaatagttttatttgtaATTAGAAAGACCTTGTTGTCCAAGCAAATTCTTACCAAAGCAGAAAGACTCTTATAGCTCTCCAGGAAAGGAAAATTGATTAGCAGGGGTGTTATCTAACAGGTAAACAACAACTGAATCAAACAGGTAAGAGATCATTCTTACCTGGGTAAGAGGTTCACTAGAAAATAAGTCAAGCGGAACTGGTGGGATGTATTCTGCAACAACCGTTGTGTTGCATCTTTTTCCTTGAACAGCCTCTGGcagctttttaaaggaaattgtCATTCCAGTATCCTTTGAATGCTTTTTTAGACCATTCGTAACTAAATTGTCTGAGGAatatcttctttatttttcctttttgtagatGTTAAAGCTGCGTAGCCTTTCTAGCAATAGCGCAGAAGAACCTCATTGCCCTTTAGTGGACAACTGGCGGCCTCTTCAGCCTCTCAATAACAGGATGATACGATCAACATGTCAATAGAATCTTTACTGGAGTTGCTGTCTTGAGTCACCAAGACCTAAGGTTTTACCCTCAAGTTGTATATAGGTTGTTCTTCCTCTGGATCTATGCTGTTGAGCCAGAAATGTTAAGCAATGAAGCAGAACAAGTTACTAAATGAATCGAACttctggaggaggaaaaaaataattataacaaaACTTTAATTTCTATATTGATATGCTGGACCTCCCTCTTCAGATGTCATGATCTTACAGAGATTGAGTAGCAGGTATCAGATGCTTCCTTGCTCAGTCTTACTCATCTGGCTGCTCCTGCCAA encodes:
- the LOC134494330 gene encoding carbonic anhydrase 3-like — encoded protein: MRKQSTPEAVAWGYSKENGPDRWHEYYPIAKGNNQSPVAILSKDAFKDPALLPWFTGYDPGASKNMRNTGKSLRIAFDDTFDRSVLRGGPLPGIYRLRQLHIHWGSTNDKGSEHVVDAKRHAGEIHLVHWYSQYSNYADALRKPDGVATVAILMQVGKTPKPEMKRIIEEIDGIKTKGKEIPFQNFDPSILFPDNRSYFTYQGSFTTPPCDECVTWILFKEPIIVDEHQMLKLRSLSSNSAEEPHCPLVDNWRPLQPLNNRMIRSTCQ